The nucleotide sequence TGCCCAGACGGAACTTCACGGCCTCGTTGGCCACGAAGTCGGAGCGCAGACGAAAACGTTCCCAGATCTGGAAACGGTCTTCGGTCTGGGTGCCAGCCTTTTTCCAGGTGGTGGGGCTGGTGGCGCTGGTCCACGAAGAGGTGTTCCAGCCGGTGAAGTTGTGGTTGGCGAAAAAGACGCCGTAGATACGGGCGTCACCGGTCATTTTGACTTCGGTGGCGGCCTGAGCGGAGGCGAAAGCCCCCAGCACGAAGGCGGCCACGAGAGCCAGGGCGGCAAAACGCTTCATAAAATCCTTCCTCCTTTCGTCTCTCAAAACATGTCCGGCGCGTATCCGGGGGAGGCTACCCCCCGGACATGAGAAACTATTACCCGAAGCCCCGGTGACAACGCAAGGGGTTGGTAAAAAATTTTTTACCGAGGTCTTGATTTGACACAAAAGTGACATGCTTTGAAAGATCGTCCAGAATTGTCACACGGTCCAGACGTCGATCAGAGGAAAGCATAATAGCTTGTGAATACAGTGTATTGAAATCGCAAAGCCGTGCGGAGGCCGGTCGCGGAGGCGGCGGTCGCCATTGAAACGGTCGGAATGTGTCGAGGATGCCCTTACAGCGTCGGGTCCGCGTCGGACACTCATCCCGGGCGCAGGCAGGCGCGTGCCCGCCAAGGAGAGGACGGGAGGCCTGAGTTCGGACTCCCGGGAAGCGCCCGCCGGCCACGGTCTGTATCCGTTTCGCGCGGCAGCGCCTGGAGACGCCAAGGCAGGCTTCGGGCCGTCCCGTTGCCGGCAAGGCAGACCGGCAACGGGACGGCCGTATGGCGGCGGCCATACAACATGAGCAGGAGGCGCGTCAGCGCAAGAAGAGGAACAAAGGACGCAAAAAAGGCGGCGAGTCGCCCCGCCGCCTTTCTTCCTCGAAGAGCGAAAGCTCTAGACGCAGCCGGTGGGCTTGGGCAGGCCGGCCATTTTGCAGGCTCCTTTACCCGGTCCGGAGGGGAACAGCTCGTAGATGTGCTTCAGCTTGAATCCGGTCACCTTGGACAGGATGCGCACCATCGGGGCGATGCCGTTCTTCTTGTAGTAGTCCTGCAGGAACTCGATGACCTTGTTGTGCTCGGGGGTCAGCTCTTTGATGCCCTCGGAGTCCTTCACGTAGTCAACCCATTCCAGGGTCCAGTCTTCAAACTTCTGCAGGAAGCCGTCTTCATCGACCTCGAAGGTTTTGCCTTTGTATTCAACAGTAGCCATGCGCATCCTCCTTAAACGGTTGATGATACAAGCGCCCGGCCGAGATTGCCTTGCAGCCGGGCGGCCCTACGCCTTCCCGCGTGGCGGGAGGCGTTACCCAGAATCAGAGCACCCTTGATGCCCGATGGGTCATGATTGGAGGGGAACCTGCACCGTTGGGGCGTCAGGCTCCCGCGTTACGTTTGAAACCGTAATCGCGAAAAACGGTTCCTGTCAACGGTTTTTCATCGAACAGGCGACAGCTTCATTTTGCTTTTGTAATAAATGACGCTTGGTTGCAATGAATTTTAAGGCTTAAGGCCGTTGCAAGGCCGCCAGTTCGTCGCGGGCAAACGTGATGGACGGGTCCAGTTTCAGGGCTGCTTCCAGATAGTGTTCGGCCAGGGGGCCGTTGCCCAGGCGGGCCTGACACAGCCCCAGGTTGGCCAGATCCATGGCCGAACCGGAGTCAAGCTCCAAGGCGGCGGCTTCGTAGCGTGCGGCCTTGAAATGGGCCACCCCGCGCAGATTGAAGTATTCCTTCACCTCGGGACACAGGCCGATGGCCCGGTCGAGGATGGGCACGATGTCCTCGAAACGGCCAAGCTGGGACAGGGCGTGGGCCTGATAGAAGGCGGCCAGTCCCTTGTCCTCGGCGCTTTGCTGGAGATTCTCGGCGCAGGCGAACTGGGCGGCGGCCGCCTCGGCGTCGCCCAGGCGCAGGGACAGCACGCCCTCGAAAAAGGGCACGAAGGGGGCGCTGGGGTAGACCTCGGCCAGGGCAGCCAGCCCGGCGTCGGCCGTGGCTGGATCGGCCTCCTCGGCCAACAGCCGGCCGGTGAAAAGCCCCAGGCTGGCGGCCGGAGTGCGCTCGCGGAACCAAAAGCCCGGGATGACGTTGTAGTTGGCCGAAAGGCCCAGCTCGGGATGGGTGGTGTCCACGGTGAGGAGCTTGTGGCCCAGCCGGCCCAGGGACTGGGCCAGCTCGGCCAGTTCCTCGGCGATGTCGGCCCGCTCGATGCTCGGCAGGCTCTCCAGCGCAACCAGCGGGCCGTCCAGGACCCAGGCCGCTTCGTCCAGGCTCGTGAACTTGGGCAGGCCCGAGGCCTCGTAGTTGCTGAGCGACTCGAAATCCCCGGCCAGCTGGGCCACTTCGGTCAGGGCCCGGATGGCGGCCTTGGCCGGCGAGGCGGCCGTGCCGGCGGTGAAAACGATCTCCGAGGCGTTGGGAAAGGTGGCCGGATCGTAGGCAATGGCGGCCACGGTGGGCACGGGCTGGCCCAGGGTGAAGTCCTTGAGCCAGACCTTGACGCCCTGGCTCTCGAAGGCGGCTAGGAGCTTATTGAGGACCGGGTCCTTGATGTCGGCCGGATCGATGGTCGGCATGACGCGGCGTTCGCGGTCGATGACGGCGCAGACATGGCGCTCGACCAGCTCGCAGGCCCCCTGGAGCACGGATTCCTCGAAGCAGTTGCCGGCGGAAGATCCGTTAAATTCGTTGAGAATCTTGAACCAGTCCAGGGGCACGGCCACATCCTTGCCGGCGGCCACGTCACGCACTTTGATGAAGCGCCAGGGGACCAGGTCGAGGATGCGCCGGGCGTCGGCCTCGCTCAGGTTCTCGCCTACGGACTGGAGGATGACGGACAGCGGAATGAGCGCGTCACCGTACTCGGCTTCGGCCTCGGTCCAGGTGGCCGGCAGGAAGCGGGCCTCGTCGCGCCAGAAGGAGAAGAAACTGTACCGTTCGGCCAGTTCCATCAGGGCCGAGGCCTCGGCCTGCTCGGGGCTGGCCCCTTTGCCCATCTGTTTGCGGGTGGGCATGACGCTGCGGGCTTCGTCGCCGCAGATGCTCAAAAAGACCGGAATGCCGAGGCGCCCGGTGTCGATGCGCCTGGTCTCGGCCAACACGCCCTGGCCCAGGCGGGCAAAGGCGGCCCTGGCCCGGGCGATGGTTTCCACGGGGCTGATGATTTTATCCTGGTCGAGGGTGTAGCCCTTGGGACGATGGGACAGGCCGGCGGCCTCGATGGTGTCGTGGGTCATGGCGTTTCCGATGCGAAAAGCGGATTGGGTCTCGTGTCGCGTCCACGAAAGGCACAACGGGCATTTCGTAGAGAACAGCCTAAAACCATGGAGTTGTCTTAAAAATTATACGCGTATTGTTAAGGGACGCGGCTCTAGGCGACCTTTTTCGGGGTCAGGCGGTAGAGCTGGCAGAGCTTGCGCTCGGGCTGGCCGGACTCGGGGTTGGTTTCCTTGAAGCCCACCACGCGCTCGGCGATGGCGAACTCCTCGTCGGCCATGGCCAGGAAACGGGTGGCCTTTCGGGTGTAGTCCTTGGCCAGGAGCACGGCGGCGTCTTTTTTGAGGGCGATATGGGCCAGCAGGAACTTCATCAGTCCACGGTAAGCGTCCTGCATGTAGAGCACCTCGGCCCCGAGGATGGCGTCGAAGCGCCGGCCCAGTCGGTCGGCCGTGAAGTCGGCCCGGGCGACCTTGGCCCGGTGGGCCAGGCCGTTATGCAGGATGTTTATTTGCGTAAAAAGCAGCGCGTCGGGGTGGATGTCGGTGAGCAGGGTGTCATAGCCGGCGGCGGCGGCGAAAAGTCCGGCCACGCCGATGCCGCAGCCGACTTCCAGGGCCGAGCGACCGGCCGGATCGCCCAGGCCGGGCAGGCCGTGGGCCAGCAGCACGGCCCCGGGCCATACGGCGGCCCAGTAGGGCAGCTCCACCGGGCCGTCGCCGGCGGCGGCGAGCTGGCGGTCAATGAGCGCGGCCACGTCGGCGATTTGCAGGAGCTCCAGGCGGGTGTCGCCCACGGCCACGGGTTCAAAGCAGACGTCGTAGCGGCAGCGAGCCGCGTCGAGCAGTTCGTCGAGGGGGGCGTCAAGAGCGATGGCTGTGTCCACAAATACTCCCATTGCGGTATGAATTTCCGGCAATAGCCCAAGAGCAGGGACAAGGCAAAGAAAAAGGGCCGGCTTTGCGGGCCGGCCCTTGCGATTTTCATTTGGAGCGGGAAACGGGATTTGAACCCGCGACTTCAACCTTGGCAAGGTTGCACTCTACCACTGAGTTATTCCCGCTCAAAGATCAGCTTGTGGAGGCGGCATCCGGATTTGAACCGGAGAATGGAGGTTTTGCAGACCTCTGCCTTACCACTTGGCTATGCCGCCTCGTTTCAAGGAGTCCGAGTATTTACTCGCTGCCGGCCCGGTTGTCAACGACTTTGTTCAACTTTTTTTCCGTCCGGTCCGGCTCGGCGGGGCGGCCGCCGTTGCCGAGGCGCATAACTGTCAAAATCCGGCCCGCTCGTCAACAGGAAATTTTCAATTTTTCAATTTTTGACCATAAAACACTGATATTAATTGCATATTTTTTCCATCCAAAAGCCGTTTTCGGGGCCGCTTCGGCCCGCATTCGGGGCGGATGTTGCGGGGTGTCCCGTCATGGGCCGGGATTTCCTGGGTTTTTCTTGGGCCTGACCGGCCCGGGCGGGACCTCATCGACCCGGCACCGCCAGTGCCGGCAGCCCGGATTGCCCTTGGCCGGCCAGCAGCTTCCCACGCTCCGAGGGCGGCGAATCTTCTTGTCGGCCAAGCTCCGGGCCGGCCCACCCCCATAAAAAGCCGCCGAGGCGGACCTCGGCGGCTTGGGGGATTGGGGAGGGGAACGCTTGCGAGGGGTCAGCTTTGCTGAATGGGAATGGAGCGGGCGGCGGCCTCGGCGTCGCGGGGCAGGGTCACGGTGAGCACGCCCTTGTCGAAGTTCGCCTTGGCCTCGGCCTCCTTCACCTTGCCCGGCAGCGGGATGACGCGGGAGAAGGAGCCGTAGGCGCGCTCAATGCGGTGGTAGTCGTCCTTCTTCTCCTCGCCCTCGAACTTCTTTTCGCCCCGCAGGATCAAGACGTCGTTCTCCACGGTCAGGGTCACATCCTTGGGATCAAGCCCCGGGAGTTCGGCCTTGACCGTGACCACTCCCTCGGCTTCGCTGACGTCCACGGCCGGGTAGGCCATGTCCCTGAACAGCGGCCCCAGGGCGGTTGCGGGTTCGCGCCAGAAGTCTTCCATGAGATCGGCCAGGCTCGCGGGCCGGCGCACGGCCACGGAGCGCTCGCGAAGACGCGGCAACAAATGCTTGAACATAGCCCATACCTCCTTGGAGAAATGGATTATGTAAACTTTATAAGCACGCCGTCCGGCCAGTCAAGGCACGGACGGCGTGTCGGGGTAGGGTCAGGACTTGATGGATTTGCCGGTCAACAGCTCCAAAAGCCGCCAGCTCTCCTTGGTGAAGTCGCCCTCGGTGTCGCTTAAAAAGACCACGGCCGAGCGGTCAGCCGGCGACATGAGGACCAGGGCGAAATAGCCGCCCGAGCGGCCGGCGTGGAGCACGTAGGCCTTGCCGGCGAAATTCATGACGTTCCAGAAATAGCCGATGTACAGCGCCGGGATGTCCGAGACGTGTTTGCGCGGCAGATGGGCGAAAAGCGCGGCCGGCAGGATGGGCGTCTGGACCAGGCCCAGGTTGGCGGCCGCGTAGGCGAGCAGGTCGTCGGCGGTGGAGCGCAGGGCGCCGGCCCCTTCCAGGCCCGTGACCTCCCAGTTGGGCACGACCTTGCCCTTGTCGTTGTGGCCGTGGGCCAGGCGGGCACGCTGGTCCTCGGACAGGGTCACCCGGGTGTCGGCCATGCCCAACGGGTCGCAGATGCGCTCGACCACGAGCTTTTCATAGTCCATCCCGGCGGTCCGGGCCAGGATGTAGCCGCTAAGGGCCGCGCCCATATTGCTGTAATAGAAGTTCTGCCCCACCGGCGCGATGGGCTTGGCGGTTTCCAGGGCGCGCAGGAGCAGGCCCGTGGAATAGCCGGCCAGGGGATTGGCGGGGTCCTTGGACGGCAGGTTGTCCGGGGCCACGGGCAGGCCCGAGGTGTGGGTGGCCAGATCGAGGTGGCTGACCCAGTACAGCGGCGAGTCCTTGCCGATGGTTCCCTCGGGCAGCATGAGGCGGATGGGGTCGGTGTCGCGCAGCTTGCCGGCGATGACCTCCTGGGCCAGCAGGATGCCGGTGAAGCTCTTGGTGATGGAGCCGATCTCAAAGAGCGTTCGGCCGTCCGGGGCCTTGGAGCGCGAGGATTCATCGCGCCGGCCGAAACCGTAGACGGCTTTCCCGGCCGGGCTGACGTAGCCGACCACCAGGCCGTGGACGCGACCGGAGCGGGTCAGCCCCTCGACCACATGGGCCGTGGTCTGGCGGCCGGGCAGGGGGGCGGCACAGGCTGGGCGCGGGGCGGCGGCTCCAAGGGCGGCCAGGACGAAAAGCATGGCGACGCAACGGAAAAACGGCATGGGAACGCTCCGGTTCAGGCGTGGTTGCGCAGTTTGAGTTCAATGGGGTGAGGGGCCAAGTAGGCCTGGTCCTTTAAATAGGCCACGTCGTATTTGCGGGTGAAGTGGGCGATGAGCGTTACGGGAACGATGAGCGGGGTAAGCCCCAGGCGGTAGTTGGCGATGACTTCGTTGAGTTCCGCTTTCTCGTAGGTGGTCAACACTTTTTTGAAATAGCCCATGGCGTGCTGGAGCACGTTGGCGTGCTTGGCCGGGGTGGCCGGCAGGGCCAGGGTTTTCATGAGCAGGGTCTCGTAGGCATGGACGAGGCCGTCGGCCGGCCATTTGCTGGCTTCGGCCGTGAGCCGGCCGATTTGCCGGGCCAGCTCCGGGCTGTGGGCCATGAACAGCAGCTTGTGCCCGGCGGTGAAGGCGATGAGTCGCGAAACCAGGGTCGAGCGGCCGTCGCCGGCCACGGCGTCGCGGAAGCGCTGCATGGCAAATATGCGTTCGATGAAGTTTTCCCGCAGCTTGTCGTCGTGGAGCCTCCCTTCGTCCTCTACCGGGATCAGCGGAAAGCGGTCCATGAAGGCCCGGGCGAAAAGACCGACCCCGCGTTCGGCCGGAGCACCCTTATCATTATAGACCTTGATCCGGGTCATGCCGCTGGAGGGCGACTTGGCCTTGAAGATGAAACCGCACAGTCGCTCCTCGGCCAGTTCGGCCACGCGCCCCGCTGCCCAGGCGTTCATGCGCTCGGTGAGATCGACGCCGGTCTTGATGGTGACCAGGCGCGGGGCCTCGGGGTCGCCGACCAACCGCATGGCTTCGCGCGGCACGCCCAGGCCGCATTCGACCTCCGGGCACACGGGCACGAATTCAAAATAGCGGCCCAGGGTATCGACGACGTAGCTGTCGCGTTTGTGGCCGCCGTCGTAGCGGACGGGATTGCCGAGCAGGCAGGAGCTGACCCCGACACGTATGGAATCCGACA is from Solidesulfovibrio magneticus RS-1 and encodes:
- a CDS encoding TusE/DsrC/DsvC family sulfur relay protein, encoding MATVEYKGKTFEVDEDGFLQKFEDWTLEWVDYVKDSEGIKELTPEHNKVIEFLQDYYKKNGIAPMVRILSKVTGFKLKHIYELFPSGPGKGACKMAGLPKPTGCV
- a CDS encoding YcaO-like family protein, whose protein sequence is MTHDTIEAAGLSHRPKGYTLDQDKIISPVETIARARAAFARLGQGVLAETRRIDTGRLGIPVFLSICGDEARSVMPTRKQMGKGASPEQAEASALMELAERYSFFSFWRDEARFLPATWTEAEAEYGDALIPLSVILQSVGENLSEADARRILDLVPWRFIKVRDVAAGKDVAVPLDWFKILNEFNGSSAGNCFEESVLQGACELVERHVCAVIDRERRVMPTIDPADIKDPVLNKLLAAFESQGVKVWLKDFTLGQPVPTVAAIAYDPATFPNASEIVFTAGTAASPAKAAIRALTEVAQLAGDFESLSNYEASGLPKFTSLDEAAWVLDGPLVALESLPSIERADIAEELAELAQSLGRLGHKLLTVDTTHPELGLSANYNVIPGFWFRERTPAASLGLFTGRLLAEEADPATADAGLAALAEVYPSAPFVPFFEGVLSLRLGDAEAAAAQFACAENLQQSAEDKGLAAFYQAHALSQLGRFEDIVPILDRAIGLCPEVKEYFNLRGVAHFKAARYEAAALELDSGSAMDLANLGLCQARLGNGPLAEHYLEAALKLDPSITFARDELAALQRP
- a CDS encoding class I SAM-dependent methyltransferase; amino-acid sequence: MDTAIALDAPLDELLDAARCRYDVCFEPVAVGDTRLELLQIADVAALIDRQLAAAGDGPVELPYWAAVWPGAVLLAHGLPGLGDPAGRSALEVGCGIGVAGLFAAAAGYDTLLTDIHPDALLFTQINILHNGLAHRAKVARADFTADRLGRRFDAILGAEVLYMQDAYRGLMKFLLAHIALKKDAAVLLAKDYTRKATRFLAMADEEFAIAERVVGFKETNPESGQPERKLCQLYRLTPKKVA
- a CDS encoding Hsp20/alpha crystallin family protein produces the protein MFKHLLPRLRERSVAVRRPASLADLMEDFWREPATALGPLFRDMAYPAVDVSEAEGVVTVKAELPGLDPKDVTLTVENDVLILRGEKKFEGEEKKDDYHRIERAYGSFSRVIPLPGKVKEAEAKANFDKGVLTVTLPRDAEAAARSIPIQQS
- a CDS encoding serine hydrolase domain-containing protein yields the protein MPFFRCVAMLFVLAALGAAAPRPACAAPLPGRQTTAHVVEGLTRSGRVHGLVVGYVSPAGKAVYGFGRRDESSRSKAPDGRTLFEIGSITKSFTGILLAQEVIAGKLRDTDPIRLMLPEGTIGKDSPLYWVSHLDLATHTSGLPVAPDNLPSKDPANPLAGYSTGLLLRALETAKPIAPVGQNFYYSNMGAALSGYILARTAGMDYEKLVVERICDPLGMADTRVTLSEDQRARLAHGHNDKGKVVPNWEVTGLEGAGALRSTADDLLAYAAANLGLVQTPILPAALFAHLPRKHVSDIPALYIGYFWNVMNFAGKAYVLHAGRSGGYFALVLMSPADRSAVVFLSDTEGDFTKESWRLLELLTGKSIKS
- a CDS encoding YbgA family protein, with protein sequence MSDSIRVGVSSCLLGNPVRYDGGHKRDSYVVDTLGRYFEFVPVCPEVECGLGVPREAMRLVGDPEAPRLVTIKTGVDLTERMNAWAAGRVAELAEERLCGFIFKAKSPSSGMTRIKVYNDKGAPAERGVGLFARAFMDRFPLIPVEDEGRLHDDKLRENFIERIFAMQRFRDAVAGDGRSTLVSRLIAFTAGHKLLFMAHSPELARQIGRLTAEASKWPADGLVHAYETLLMKTLALPATPAKHANVLQHAMGYFKKVLTTYEKAELNEVIANYRLGLTPLIVPVTLIAHFTRKYDVAYLKDQAYLAPHPIELKLRNHA